The proteins below are encoded in one region of Macrobrachium rosenbergii isolate ZJJX-2024 unplaced genomic scaffold, ASM4041242v1 282, whole genome shotgun sequence:
- the LOC136838261 gene encoding uncharacterized protein, whose amino-acid sequence MGEAQRVEGPVVEIQDREVKKRALSKMKNGKAPGPSEFQIEMIKVLGHGLKVLERILDERLREIAKIGKQQYGFIVRQLQEKRLEGNQELYCAFIDLEKAYDRLPKEVMFCCLRKRKAPEKLARLVEMIFQGTSTRVITAVGETENFEVSVGVHQGSALSPFLFVLVMDVLSEEIRNEVLWELL is encoded by the exons ATGGGGGAAGCACAGAGGGTGGAGGGACCAGTGGTGGAGATACAGGATAGAGAAGTGAAGAAGAGagcattaagtaaaatgaagaatggaaaagCACCAGGTCCATCAGAGTTCCAAATTGAAATGATCAAAGTACTAG GGCATGGATTGAAAGTTTTAGAGAGGATACTGgatgagagattaagagaaattgcaaagattGGGAAACAGCAGTATGGATTCATAGTAAGACagctacaggaaaagaggctagagggaaaccaggagctttattgtgcatttatagatctggagaaagcatatgatagACTCCCAAAAGAAGTGATGTTTTGctgtttgaggaagaggaaagccccaGAAAAGTTGGCTAGGCTGGTGGAGATGATATTTCAGGGAACGAGCACAAGAGTCATAACAGCagttggggaaacagaaaactttgaagttagtgttggagtacaccaggggtcagcattaagcccatttttgttcgtgctggtcatggatgtgttgagtgaagagatcaggaatgaagtgctgtGGGAGTTGTTGTAA